The genomic window TCGAGCGACACCGAGTTCATGCAGTAGCGCTCGCCGGTCGGCTGCGGGCCGTCGGGAAAGACGTGGCCCAGGTGGGCGTCGCAGGCGGCGCAGAGCGCCTCGATGCGGCGCATCCCGTGGGACGTATCCTCTTCGGTCTTCACGGCGTCGGGCGAGACCGGCTTCCAGAAGCTCGGCCAGCCCGTGCCGGAGTCGAACTTCGTCTTCGCGTCGAACAGGGGCGCTCCGCAGGCCGAGCAATGGTACGTGCCGTCGTCCTTGGTGTTCCAGTACTTCCCCGTGAACGCGCGCTCGGTGCCCTTCTGGCGGCACACGGCGTATTGCTCCGGCGTGAGCTCGCGCCGCCACTCCTCGTCCGACTTCGTGACCTTGGCCATGTGGGAACGTCCTCTCTCTTCTCTCACGCCGGCTCGAGGGCCAGCGGCAAGCTCGTGACACCGCGAAAGACGATGCTCGGATGCATGGGCAGCGGGCGATCGTCGATGCGGCGGAAGCTGCGCGTGCGCGCCAGCAGCACGCGCAGCGCGACCTCGGCTTCGAGCGTCGCGAGCGCCGAGCCGAGGCAGTAGTGCGGCCCGAAGCCGAACGAGATGTGGTTGTTCTTCTGCCGGCGGACGTCGAACGCCTCGGGACGCTCGAAGACGCCCTCGTCGCGGTTGGCCGCCCCGAGCCAGCAGAGCACGAACTCGCCCGCCGGGATGGTCGTGCCCTGGATCACGACGTCGCGTGTCGCGATGCGCGGGTCCATCTGCACGGGTGACGCGAAGCGCAGCACCTCTTCGATCGTACCCGGCACGAGTGACGGATCGGCGCGCACGGCCGCGAGCTCCTTCGGGTGCGCGAGCAGCTCGATCGCCGTGTTGCCGATGAGGTTCGTCGTGGTCTCGTTGCCGGCGACGAGGAGCAGGATCAGCATCGCGAGCAGCTCGTCGAACGACAGGCGCGATCCTTCGAGCTCGGCGGCGACCAGCGCGGAGAGGAGGTCGTCCTGCGGGCGGGCCCGCCGCTCCTCGATCAGCTTCACGAAGTACGCCTCGAACTCGGCGCGGATCTGCCGTTGCTGCGCCACCAGCTCGGGCGCGGGCGGCGCGAAGAAGATCGACCCGAGTGGCGCTACGAGCGCGTCGGACCACGCCTTGAACTGGGCACGATCGGCGGCCGGTACGCCCAGCATCTCGGCGATGACGATGACGGGCAGCGGATACGTGAGCGCCTCGACCAGATCGACCTCGCGCTTCTCGAGCGCGTCGTCGAGCAGCTCCTGGGCGATGGTCTCGACGCGCGGCGCGAGGCCGCGCACGCGCTTCGGCGTGAAGGCCTGGCTCACGAGGCCGCGCAGGCGCGTGTGCTGCGGCGGATCCAGCACGAGCATGCTGCGCGGGACGTCGTCGGGCTCGAACCCGGGCGGGGTCGGGAACTGGCTCGACCAGGTCTGCGGGTCGCGCAGGATCGCCTGGCAGTCGGCGTGGAGGAAGACGGAGGACAACGGCAGCCCCTCGTGGCGCCAGACCGGATGCTCGCGACGCGCGCGCGCGAAGAGCACGTAGGGGTCGCGACGGGTCGCTTCGTCGAACGGGTTGAAGAAGAACGGCTCGGTCGCGACGGCTTCCATGGGATCGCTCCTAGCAGGCGGCGGGGGCTCGCAGAAGGGCCCCGCCGTCGCCTTCGGCACCGCGCTAGAGGAGCGGCGCCACCACCCTGGCGAGCGCCTCCCCCAGCGCCACGTGCTGCTCGGCGTCCAGGTGGACGCCGTCGACGGTGCTCGAGGTCGTGACCGTGGCGGCGTCGAAGAAGCGGCACGCCTCCTCGGCGGCGACCCGCTCGTATGCCGCGGCGAGCCCCGCGCACTTGGCGTCGGCGCCGAGGAACTTGGGGGCCATGGGCCCGCGCGGCGTCCGGATCGGCGGCGGCGCCACGATCAGCACCTCGGGCGTGGGCATGCCGGGCTCGATCGGCGCGCGCCGGATGGCACGCACGATCGCCGCCAGACCCTGCGCCGATTGCCAGGCGTCGTGCGGGTGCACGGACTGGAAGTCGTTCGTCCCCAGCATGACGACGACGAGCGCCAGGGGCGAGTTGATCTCGATCCGCTGCTCGAGCCCGGCGAGCCCGTTGCGCCCGGGCTTGAACGGATCGTCCCACACCGTGCGCCGCCCGTTGAGGCAGTCCTCGATGACGCGCACGCGGTGCCCCGCGGCGAGGAGGTCCCGCTCCATCACGCCCGGCCATCGGCGCTCGAAGGGCTGGCGCCGGCGCGTGTCGGGGATGATGCCCCACGTGAGCGAGTCGCCGTAGACGAGGATCTGCTGCATCGCCGTCAGCGCCAGTAGCTGCGCATGAGCTCGTGCGACCAGGGCGGCTGGCGCACCTCGCCGCGCGGCAGGAACTCGACCATGACGGGCTTGACGTCCAACACGGGCGTCCCGTCGATCGCGTCGAGCCCGACGACCGTGAGCACGCGCCCGGCGCGCGCCGCCAGCTCGACGATCGTCGAGCCCAGGCGGTTCGGACGATCCTTGCCTCGCTGCGCGAAGATCCCGACGCGGGGCCACTCGCGGTTGCCGCGCGGATGTCGCGCGCCGCGCTCGACCTTGGTCTCGTCGACGCGGTCGAAGCAGAAGATGACCTCCAGGTGCGAGAACTCCTCGATGCCGTCGAGGCATTCGGGTGGGAACGTCTCGTCGAGCTCGATGCGGGCCCGCACGTCGCCCCAGTCGTCGTCGGTGAGATCGTTGCGGGCGCTGCGGACGTGGCCGATGGGCTGGAGCGCGATCATCGGGGTGACCTCATGGTGCGAGCATGGCGCTGACGTCGCGGTAGGAGACGGCCTGATCGGCGAAGGTGAACGTGCCCTGCTCCTTCATCTCGCGCGCGGCGCGCAGGAAGGCGCCGAGCGCGGCGCGCGCGAGCGCGCTGCCGACGCTGATGCGCCGGACGCCGAGCGCGGACAGCTCGGCCAGGCCGAGCCGTGCGCCCTGCAGGCCCATCACCACGTTCACCGGCCGATCGACGGAGCGAATCACGGCCGCGATGTCGTCCCGGCTGGCGAGACCCGGCGCGTAGAGCACGTCTGCGCCCGCTTCCTGGTACGCCTGCAGCCGCGCGATGGTGTCCGCGAGATCCGGTCGTCCGTGGAGATGGTTTTCGGCACGCGCCGTGAGGGTGAAGGGGAACGGCAGCGCGCGCGCCGCCTCCACCGCGGCCCGCACGCGCTCGACCGCGAGCGCCTTCGGATAGATGGGATCGCCAGGGCGGCCGGTCGCGTCCTCGATCGAGCCGCCCACCAGACCGGTCGCGGCGGCGCGACGGATCGTCTCCGCGCAGGTCGCGGGGTCGTCGCCGAAGCCGTTCTCGAGATCCGCGCTGACGGGCAGCGGCGTCGCCGCGACGATCGTGGCGACGTGCGCGATCATCTCGTCGCGACCGACGGTGTTGTCGCGGCGTCCGACGGAGAAGGCGTAGCCGGCGCTCGTCGTCGCGAGGGCCTCGAAACCCATGTGCGCGAGGAGGCGGGCCGTGCCGACGTCCCACGGGTTGGGAATGATGAACGCGCGATCGCGCTGGTGGAGGGCACGAAATGCACGGCCCTTGTCCGCCTGAGTGGTCGACATCGAAACCCCCTTGTCCCGGCCGTCACGCTCGCGCGAGCGGTGACTCCGCCGGCGCGAGGCGGCTCATGCGTACGCTCTCGTCCCACAGCGCGCGCGCTCGATCCGTGTCGTACGACGCGTCCGACGAGGCCGCCTCGTGCCAGCGCGCGTGGGAGGGAAAGTATTTCCCCGTGACGGTGGCGAGCGCGGGATCGGTCACGAGGCGGGCAAGCGCCCGGCCGGACTTCCATGCCGGGTTGATGGTCGGCAGCACCGGCGAGAGCACCGTCGCCACGCCGGGAAGGATCCGGTTCCACGCGAATCGCAGCGCCGCCGGATAGTCGCGCGCGAGGCCCGAGCCCGGGACGAGACCCGGATCGTACGCGTTGACGGTCACGGCATGCTGGCCGTTCGAGATCCCGGCGGCCGCCATGCGTCGCACGAGTTCGTAGGTGAACCAGAGGTTGCAGAGCTTGCTGTTCACGTACGCGAGGCGGCCGTCGAATTCGCCCCTGCGGGGACCGCCGGTGGCCGCCAGCGTCCCGAGGTCCGTCACGTTCGCCTTCGGCATGCCCGTGCGGAGCTTCGGATCGTGCACGCCGGAGGCGACCACGACGATCCGTGCCGGCGCGTTCGCGCGCAGGCGTTCGAGGAGCAGGTTCGTCAGCAGGAAGTGGCCGAGGTGGTTCACGGCGAACGTGATCTCGAACCCGTCGGGCGAGAGCTGCGGGCCGCGGCTCACCTGCAGGCCCGCATTGCAGACGAGCGCGCGGAGCCGCAGATCGGAAGCATCGAGCTCGTTCGCGAAGCGGCGCACCGATTCGATCGAGCCGAGGTCGAGGCCGGCTTCGGCGACCGCGTCGGCCCCGCTCTCGGCGGCGATGCGACGCACCGCTTCGACGGAGAGGGCGCGGTTGCGGCTCGCGATGAGGACGTGCCGGCCCTCCCGTGCGAGCTGGCGCGCGCACTCGAAGCCGATGCCCGAGTTGCCGCCGGTGACGAGGACCGCGTCACGCGGCATGCGTCGACGCCTCCGGAACGCCGATGCCCGCGAGCCACGCGAGGAACAGCACGCCGAACACGACGTCGCCGCTCGCCACGAGGACGGCGCGCGCCGGCAGCGCGCCTGCGAGCCAGTACGTCACCACGAGCGCCACGAACGAGAGCTTTCCGATCGCCGCGATCGTGATGAAGATCCGGTCGGCCCGGCCCACGGCGGCCGACCAGAGGTAGCCCACGCCGAACAGCAGCACGAACAGGCTCGAGGTGGCGAGGTAGAGCGGCTCGCCGTCCGGAAAGCCCGCCACCGCGCGAAGCGCCTGGCCGGAGGGCGCAAAGGCGAAGGCGGCGCCGACGTTCATCACGCCGGTCGCCCAGAGGGCGTTCCGCATCCAGCCGGATAGCGTCATCCCGTCGTCACCTTTTCCTCGTACGCCGTGCAGAGGAGAATCCGCCAGCGACCACCTTCGCACCGCAGGTTGTAGGCCGTCCGGAACCGCCACGGCGACAGCCCTTCCCGGTGATGGACCGTCCACAGCACGTTCGCGAATGCATGCCGAGGCGGCTGCTCCAGGATGTCCAGCGGCTCGCACTCCGCCCCGGCGAAGCCGAGCGTGCGGTAGAGGTTGCAGAGCGCCGTGATGTTCTTGTGGACCTGCGCGGCATCGCTCCAGACCGTGTAGCCGTCGTTCGTCGACAGCGTGGCGGGCGTGCAGAAGTGGCCGACGATGGCGTCGACGTCCAGGCGGTTGAACGCCTGGCGATAGGACTCGAAGAACTCCCGGATCGCGATCGGCTCGCTCATCCGTCCTGCCAGAAGCGATCGCACGAGGCCTGGTCCGAGAACGCCGACCAGATCTCGACGCACCGCTCGCCCGCCATCCGCCACACGACGCACACCTCCTGGTCGACGCTCCGGCCGCGCCGGCGGGCGGCGAACCGCTCGATGGAGAGGACGTGCTCGCCCGATCCGACCACGTTGCGGAGACGGACCGCCGGAGGCCCGTCGCACGAGAGGGCCGCGCGGGCCGTTCGCTCGAAGACCTCCGACCGCCCGCGCAGCGTGCCGCCACCCAGATGCCGGCCGGGGAGGTGATAGACGACGTCGTCGGAAAGAAGATCGCCGAGGCTACGCCGGTCACCGGCCGCGAACGCCTGGTACGCGTCCCGCAGGCGCACGACCGCTTCGGGGGGATTCCCTCTCGCGCCCGCGTCCGCGCCGGACTCGAGCAGCGCGGGCAGCTCCGCCATCGTCCCGAAGACGGCCGCGCCGGCCCGTGCGAGAGCCTCGGCGTCCTCATCGGCCGCGTAGCCGAACACGGTCATCCCGGCGGCGACCGCGGCGCGAACGCCGCTCTCCGAGTCCTCGACGACGGCGCAGCGCGACGGCTCCGCGCCCATGGCCGCCGCCGCGTAGAGGAAGAGGTCCGGAAGCGGCTTTGCGCGCGGCACCATCGATGCCGTGAAGGCACGCGCGCCGAAATATCGCTCGAGGTCCGTCACCGCCAGCGCCAGCTCGACGCGGACCTTCGGCGCCTGCGAGGCGACGCAGGTGGGGATCTCGCGAGCCGCCAGACGGTCGAGCACCGAGCGCACGCCCGAGACGGCGCGCAGATCCCGCACGAAGCCGAGCGCGATCAGCATGCCCCAGTCGTAGAGCCAGCCCGCCGGGAGCGTCGCCCCGCGCGCCGACTCCGCGATGGCGACGATCTCCGCCACGGTTCGTCCCTTGAACGCCGTCCGCGCCTCGTCGGGCGAGACGTCGAGCCCGACCTGCGAGAAGAGCCGCGACTCGATCCGGTTGATCAACCGCTCGCTGTCGACGAGCACGCCGTCGCAGTCGAAGATCACGAGATCGAACGGTCGACTGGGCGTCATCGGGCGGATCCGTCACCGCGAGCCCGCGAGGCCATGCTGCAGAGTCGCCCCGCGATCGACCCAACACAAGGCGACGCGGCCGGTCCGGTCACGAGCGAGGGACGTCCACGCGCGCAACCCCGATCATCGCCTCGCGCGTGACGATCGCGGCGAGCCGCTCCTCGCTCCACCCCTCGGTGCCGGCCGGCCGGAGCGGCAGCACCATGTAGCGCGTCTCACCGCTCGTGTCCCACACGCGCACGGCGACGTCCTCGGGGAGATCGAGGCCCATCTCGGCGAGGAGGGTCCTCGACTCGCGCACGATGCGGGCGCGGTACTCCGGGCTCTTGTACCAGTCGGGCGGCAGGCCGATGACGGACCACGCCGTGCAGGAGCACTGCGTGCAGACGATGACGTTGTGCAGGGTCGGCGTGTTCTCCAGCACGACCAGGTACTCGCTGGTGGGCGGCGCGATGCCGAGCTCCGCCGTCGCCGCCGCACCGTCCGCGAGCAGTCGCGCGCGATAGCCGGGATCGGTCCACGCGCGTGCGACGACGCGGGCGCCGTTCTCCGGACTGAACTCCTGACGCGTGCGGGCCACCGTTTCGTCGAGGAAGCCATCGGGCACGAGCCCCCTCGTAGACAGGGCTTCCTCGACCGCCTGCGCACGCTTGGCGACGGGTGCCGGGGCGATCGGGTGACGCGGATCGCTCACGACGCCCTCGCGAGGTAGCTCTCCCACAGATCGACGATCACGGTCGCGCGGCTCCCCGCGTCCTCCCACAGATCCTCGGCCGGGAACTCCACGTGATACGCATGCTCCTTGTGCGCGCGTAGGCCGTGGCCTGCCGCGTCCGGGAAGAGGAAGCGCCGCACGACGCGGAGCACGACGCCGCGCCGCCCGCGCACGTAGCGCGGAGCGCGCGTGTGCCCGCGCGGATGGACGTCGCGGACGAGCACGGTGTCGCCGACGGCGAAGCGCGGTCCCTCGCCGGGCGCGTCGGCGGTCCGTCCGGGCGCCGCGGGCCGCGAGAGCGGAAACGGTCCGCCCGCGCGCGCCTCCAGCTCGTCGCGCGTGACGACGCCCTTCTCGACGAGCAGCGTGGCGACGCCCGTGAGCCATCGCTCGTAGTACGACGCAGCGAGATAGTGTGCGGGATCCATGCGCTCGACGGCGTGCCGGTACTCGTGCACGTTGTATGCGCGCAGGACGCCGATGCCGAGGAAGTTGAGCGCGAACGCGCGCGCCTCCCAAGGCTCGTGGAACACCGGCTCGTTGGGCTCGACCTCGACGGCGCCGAAGCCACCCATCCCGCCGAGATCGTGGACGCCGTCCATGCGTCGCCGAGCCTAGCTCGTCAGCTCGAGCCGAAACAGGGGGAGCAACCGCCCCGGGATGCTGGTGGACGGCTGCCAGCCGACCTGCCGCGCCCCGCAGGCCTCGTAGAAGCCGGCGGCATTGGGATCGCCCTGGATCACGAGCACCCGGCGTCCCAGCCGGCGCGCCTCGGCGCAGGCGTGGGTCACGAGCACTTGACCCACGCCGCGGCGCAGCTCCGACGGCTCGACGAGCCGCTCGGATCATGACCTGGAGAGGAGCTTCACCGAGACGAGCGCCGGATTCTCGGGGCCCCACAGCGCCGGCGTTTCGAAGACCGGCTCGAAGCCGAGCGCGAGGTAGAACGCCCGCGTGCGCGCGTAGAAGGGATCCGGATGCGAGGGCGCGAGGGTCTTCACGTGGAGCACGGCGAAGCCTCGCGCGCGCAGCCAGGCCTCGCAATGCCGCACGAGCGCGCGACCGACGCCGCTCCGATGCTGGTCCGGACGCACGGCCATGACCTCGAGCTCGGCCGAGCGCTCGAAGTGGGGGCGGAGGCTCGCGAAGCCGACGACGTCGCCGTCGCGCAGGGCCACGAACGCGGGAAGCTCGCGCAGACCCTGGAGATAGGCGGTGTTCGACTCCGGGATGCCGAACCAGTCGGGCAACGCTCCGAGGATCGCCGTGCAGGCGGCGTGATGGCGCTCCTCGAACGGCACGATGGAGACTGCGCCGGCCACGTCAGGCTCCGTCCATGCCCGTCACGCGCACGCCGCGAACCGCGGCGCCGCAGGCGACGATGCCGAGCGCCGTGCGCCCCCAGTGCCACGAAGCCCATCGTGCGAGCTCCGAGCCGACGCGCTCCGGCTCGACCGTGCCGGCGGCGAACGAGGCGTTCACCTCCTGGAAGTAGATCGGGAACGCGGCGAGGATCGCGACCGCCAGCACCGTCGACGCGAGGAACCAGCCGCTCGCGGGTCGTCGTCGCGCGAGGTGCAGCGCGCTCGCCGCGAGCGCGAGCGCCGCGCCGGCGATCTCGAGGGGACCGAAGAAGTCGAACAGACGCATCGCGTTCGACGCGTACCATTGGAGGAAGGATGCGGGCGGGAGCGAACGCCACCACGGCACCAGCACGGCGCCCTCGGCGAGCATGGCTCCCGCGGAGAGCCCGAGCACGACGGCCGTCGTCTCGCCGAGGCGCGTCGCGATCGCATCGAGGACCGTCTTCGGCTCAGCCATGGGCGACCTCTATCACGTCGCCGCGCGATCGTTGATGGCTCAGCTCCCGCGCGACGCCGTCACCATCCGCCGCGCGACGAAGCGCCGCGCCAACGCCACCCCGAGCGCGGCGACGGCGGCTCCGAGGAGCCACATCTCGACACGACGGACGTTCCCGACCAGCGCCGCGGCGCTCTGGCTGAAGGCATAGCCGAGCGACGCGAAGGCGATGGCGTAGAGCATGCACCCGACGACGTCGAAGGCGAGGAACCGGCCGTAGGGGAGCCCGCGCACGCCCCAGAACACCATCGACGCCGCCCGCGTCCCGTAGACGAAGCGCGACGCGACGACCTCGCGCGGCCCGAGCCACGTGGCGAGCCGCTCGACGGTGGGCTCGGCACGCTGATACAGCGCCGTGCCGCGTATCACGGCGGCGCCGCGGCGACCCACGGCGTAGAGCGTCGAGTCGCCGGCCATGCCGCCCAGCGCGCCAGCGGCGATCGCGGTCGAGAGATCGAAGTATCCCAGGTGCGCGACCACGCCCGCGAGGATGAGCGTCACCTCGCCCTCCACCGCGACGCCGACGAATACGGCGAGGGCGCCGTATCGCGTCAGGATCGCTTCGAGCATCGCGGCGGCAGCTCGAGAAAGGTCCGCACGGCGTCTTCCGCCTCGGCGCGGCGCACGAGCGTCGGGGGCGAGATCCGATCGCGCAGGTCGGCGTAGAGCGCGACGGTCGCCGCGAGCGCGCGCCGGCACGATGCAGCCTCGTGGGCGGGAACCGTCGCGCGCAGCTCGCCGGCGCGATCGGGCACGCTCTGCTCCACCCGTCGGACGCCGTTCGGCTGCGCGCCCGCCTCGGACAAGGCGAGCGGTCCCAGGACGTGCGCACGCACGAAGCCCAGTCCGTCGATCGCCTCGAACAGCTCGCCGCGCGCGATCTTCACTCCGAGGTAGTGCATCCACGGCCAGAACCGGTCCTCGATCCACTGCAGGTCCGGCGGCGGATACACGGCGCCGGTCTCCGACAGAACGGCCCGCACCTCCCCGGTGCGATCCCAGAGGATCGTCGGATCCTCGACGCGGTGT from Candidatus Eisenbacteria bacterium includes these protein-coding regions:
- the nthB gene encoding nitrile hydratase subunit beta, whose amino-acid sequence is MDGVHDLGGMGGFGAVEVEPNEPVFHEPWEARAFALNFLGIGVLRAYNVHEYRHAVERMDPAHYLAASYYERWLTGVATLLVEKGVVTRDELEARAGGPFPLSRPAAPGRTADAPGEGPRFAVGDTVLVRDVHPRGHTRAPRYVRGRRGVVLRVVRRFLFPDAAGHGLRAHKEHAYHVEFPAEDLWEDAGSRATVIVDLWESYLARAS
- a CDS encoding cytochrome P450; protein product: MEAVATEPFFFNPFDEATRRDPYVLFARARREHPVWRHEGLPLSSVFLHADCQAILRDPQTWSSQFPTPPGFEPDDVPRSMLVLDPPQHTRLRGLVSQAFTPKRVRGLAPRVETIAQELLDDALEKREVDLVEALTYPLPVIVIAEMLGVPAADRAQFKAWSDALVAPLGSIFFAPPAPELVAQQRQIRAEFEAYFVKLIEERRARPQDDLLSALVAAELEGSRLSFDELLAMLILLLVAGNETTTNLIGNTAIELLAHPKELAAVRADPSLVPGTIEEVLRFASPVQMDPRIATRDVVIQGTTIPAGEFVLCWLGAANRDEGVFERPEAFDVRRQKNNHISFGFGPHYCLGSALATLEAEVALRVLLARTRSFRRIDDRPLPMHPSIVFRGVTSLPLALEPA
- a CDS encoding HAD-IA family hydrolase yields the protein MTPSRPFDLVIFDCDGVLVDSERLINRIESRLFSQVGLDVSPDEARTAFKGRTVAEIVAIAESARGATLPAGWLYDWGMLIALGFVRDLRAVSGVRSVLDRLAAREIPTCVASQAPKVRVELALAVTDLERYFGARAFTASMVPRAKPLPDLFLYAAAAMGAEPSRCAVVEDSESGVRAAVAAGMTVFGYAADEDAEALARAGAAVFGTMAELPALLESGADAGARGNPPEAVVRLRDAYQAFAAGDRRSLGDLLSDDVVYHLPGRHLGGGTLRGRSEVFERTARAALSCDGPPAVRLRNVVGSGEHVLSIERFAARRRGRSVDQEVCVVWRMAGERCVEIWSAFSDQASCDRFWQDG
- a CDS encoding SAM-dependent methyltransferase, with protein sequence MIALQPIGHVRSARNDLTDDDWGDVRARIELDETFPPECLDGIEEFSHLEVIFCFDRVDETKVERGARHPRGNREWPRVGIFAQRGKDRPNRLGSTIVELAARAGRVLTVVGLDAIDGTPVLDVKPVMVEFLPRGEVRQPPWSHELMRSYWR
- a CDS encoding GNAT family N-acetyltransferase, which codes for MAGAVSIVPFEERHHAACTAILGALPDWFGIPESNTAYLQGLRELPAFVALRDGDVVGFASLRPHFERSAELEVMAVRPDQHRSGVGRALVRHCEAWLRARGFAVLHVKTLAPSHPDPFYARTRAFYLALGFEPVFETPALWGPENPALVSVKLLSRS
- a CDS encoding VTT domain-containing protein, giving the protein MLEAILTRYGALAVFVGVAVEGEVTLILAGVVAHLGYFDLSTAIAAGALGGMAGDSTLYAVGRRGAAVIRGTALYQRAEPTVERLATWLGPREVVASRFVYGTRAASMVFWGVRGLPYGRFLAFDVVGCMLYAIAFASLGYAFSQSAAALVGNVRRVEMWLLGAAVAALGVALARRFVARRMVTASRGS
- a CDS encoding oxalate:formate antiporter; translated protein: MSEFILPAHAWPAMPPPHRAFLERALPVLRADARLVGVAAGGSFIAGVLDEHSDLDLVVVSRAEAAADVLAGGQDLARRLGTLLVAFPGDHVGELRLLVCLYGSPLLHVDFKFVSTGELRHRVEDPTILWDRTGEVRAVLSETGAVYPPPDLQWIEDRFWPWMHYLGVKIARGELFEAIDGLGFVRAHVLGPLALSEAGAQPNGVRRVEQSVPDRAGELRATVPAHEAASCRRALAATVALYADLRDRISPPTLVRRAEAEDAVRTFLELPPRCSKRS
- a CDS encoding SGNH/GDSL hydrolase family protein; translated protein: MQQILVYGDSLTWGIIPDTRRRQPFERRWPGVMERDLLAAGHRVRVIEDCLNGRRTVWDDPFKPGRNGLAGLEQRIEINSPLALVVVMLGTNDFQSVHPHDAWQSAQGLAAIVRAIRRAPIEPGMPTPEVLIVAPPPIRTPRGPMAPKFLGADAKCAGLAAAYERVAAEEACRFFDAATVTTSSTVDGVHLDAEQHVALGEALARVVAPLL
- a CDS encoding isocitrate lyase/phosphoenolpyruvate mutase family protein, which codes for MSTTQADKGRAFRALHQRDRAFIIPNPWDVGTARLLAHMGFEALATTSAGYAFSVGRRDNTVGRDEMIAHVATIVAATPLPVSADLENGFGDDPATCAETIRRAAATGLVGGSIEDATGRPGDPIYPKALAVERVRAAVEAARALPFPFTLTARAENHLHGRPDLADTIARLQAYQEAGADVLYAPGLASRDDIAAVIRSVDRPVNVVMGLQGARLGLAELSALGVRRISVGSALARAALGAFLRAAREMKEQGTFTFADQAVSYRDVSAMLAP
- a CDS encoding SDR family NAD(P)-dependent oxidoreductase, whose product is MPRDAVLVTGGNSGIGFECARQLAREGRHVLIASRNRALSVEAVRRIAAESGADAVAEAGLDLGSIESVRRFANELDASDLRLRALVCNAGLQVSRGPQLSPDGFEITFAVNHLGHFLLTNLLLERLRANAPARIVVVASGVHDPKLRTGMPKANVTDLGTLAATGGPRRGEFDGRLAYVNSKLCNLWFTYELVRRMAAAGISNGQHAVTVNAYDPGLVPGSGLARDYPAALRFAWNRILPGVATVLSPVLPTINPAWKSGRALARLVTDPALATVTGKYFPSHARWHEAASSDASYDTDRARALWDESVRMSRLAPAESPLARA
- the nthA gene encoding nitrile hydratase subunit alpha — its product is MSDPRHPIAPAPVAKRAQAVEEALSTRGLVPDGFLDETVARTRQEFSPENGARVVARAWTDPGYRARLLADGAAATAELGIAPPTSEYLVVLENTPTLHNVIVCTQCSCTAWSVIGLPPDWYKSPEYRARIVRESRTLLAEMGLDLPEDVAVRVWDTSGETRYMVLPLRPAGTEGWSEERLAAIVTREAMIGVARVDVPRS
- the msrB gene encoding peptide-methionine (R)-S-oxide reductase MsrB; protein product: MAKVTKSDEEWRRELTPEQYAVCRQKGTERAFTGKYWNTKDDGTYHCSACGAPLFDAKTKFDSGTGWPSFWKPVSPDAVKTEEDTSHGMRRIEALCAACDAHLGHVFPDGPQPTGERYCMNSVSLDLRKRD